From a region of the Agrobacterium tumefaciens genome:
- a CDS encoding NUDIX domain-containing protein: MTIRVKPRAASSAIVRNGDRLLLIRRINPPSRDMFAFPGGRGEDGETPAETALRELEEETGIVARKPELFATYDLPSRNESGTLTSHYFLSVFTVETDEGVIATASDDAAEAGWFTLDEIRRLPAPESVVECAERILR, from the coding sequence ATGACAATCCGCGTAAAACCGCGCGCCGCTTCTTCTGCCATTGTTCGCAACGGCGACCGGTTGCTGCTCATCCGCCGCATCAATCCGCCATCCAGAGACATGTTCGCCTTCCCCGGTGGACGGGGTGAGGACGGCGAAACGCCAGCGGAGACAGCACTGCGTGAACTCGAGGAAGAAACCGGCATCGTCGCCCGCAAACCGGAGCTGTTTGCCACATACGACCTGCCGTCGCGCAACGAATCAGGCACACTGACAAGCCATTATTTTCTCTCTGTTTTTACTGTCGAGACAGATGAAGGCGTGATCGCGACGGCAAGCGATGACGCGGCTGAGGCCGGATGGTTCACGCTGGACGAAATACGCCGCCTGCCGGCGCCCGAAAGCGTTGTAGAATGTGCCGAACGCATCCTGCGGTGA
- a CDS encoding YnfA family protein translates to MKVYVIYAAAALAEIAGCFAFWAWLKLDRSIWVLAPGMVALAAFAWLLTLVPSEAAGRAYAAYGGIYIVASLAWLWGVEGHMPDRWDVAGGVVCLAGSALILFGPRV, encoded by the coding sequence ATGAAGGTTTATGTCATCTACGCCGCGGCAGCCCTGGCGGAAATAGCTGGCTGTTTCGCGTTCTGGGCCTGGCTAAAGCTCGACAGGTCCATTTGGGTTCTGGCTCCCGGCATGGTGGCGCTGGCAGCATTTGCATGGTTGTTGACGCTGGTGCCGAGCGAAGCAGCAGGACGGGCCTATGCCGCGTATGGTGGGATCTACATCGTCGCATCGCTTGCCTGGCTTTGGGGCGTGGAAGGGCATATGCCCGATCGCTGGGATGTTGCAGGCGGCGTCGTCTGCCTTGCCGGATCGGCTCTCATCCTGTTCGGTCCAAGGGTTTAG
- a CDS encoding SOS response-associated peptidase, producing MCGRFVLTSTPEEIAEYLDLIGLDTFPARYNIAPTQPVIVVIEGERQEKGSNLPNRQAVLVRWGFLPGWVKEPKDFPLLINARSETAIGKASFRAAMRHRRVLVPATGFYEWRRPPKEEGGKPQPYFIRPKRGGIVAFAGLMETWSSADGSEVDTGAILTTVANATVGRIHDRMPVVISPEDFSRWLDCKTQEPRAVADLMKPVEDDFFEMIPVSDKVNKVANVGADLIEAVEEKQPLPKVKPAKDNGQMSLF from the coding sequence ATGTGCGGACGTTTCGTATTGACCTCGACACCAGAAGAGATTGCCGAATATCTCGACCTGATAGGGCTCGATACCTTTCCGGCCCGATATAACATTGCACCGACGCAGCCGGTCATTGTGGTAATCGAGGGGGAGCGGCAGGAAAAAGGCAGCAACCTGCCGAACCGTCAGGCCGTTCTGGTCCGCTGGGGTTTTTTGCCGGGCTGGGTGAAAGAACCGAAGGATTTCCCGCTTCTCATCAATGCCAGATCTGAAACAGCAATCGGTAAGGCGTCCTTCCGTGCAGCCATGCGTCATCGACGTGTGCTGGTGCCGGCAACCGGTTTTTATGAATGGCGTCGGCCTCCGAAAGAGGAGGGCGGCAAACCGCAGCCTTATTTTATCCGTCCCAAGCGTGGCGGCATCGTCGCCTTTGCTGGTTTGATGGAGACGTGGTCGTCTGCTGATGGTTCGGAAGTTGATACGGGGGCCATCCTCACGACCGTTGCCAATGCAACGGTAGGGCGCATTCATGATCGCATGCCGGTGGTCATCTCGCCAGAGGATTTCAGCCGCTGGCTGGATTGCAAGACGCAAGAGCCGCGCGCCGTTGCCGACCTGATGAAACCCGTCGAGGACGATTTTTTTGAGATGATCCCCGTCTCGGACAAGGTGAACAAGGTCGCCAATGTCGGCGCGGATCTGATTGAAGCTGTTGAGGAAAAACAACCTTTGCCGAAGGTCAAACCGGCAAAAGACAACGGCCAGATGTCACTCTTCTAA
- a CDS encoding PleD family two-component system response regulator — protein sequence MLDKILLIEDSVALSMLLKKRLAEETQADVVHCDSMKQAKSLLVANEFTLALTGLNLPDAPKGEILGLLADHKVPTIVFTATVDEEARRRYAEKKIIDYIVKDGHRTVDAVVKTVDRILTNRQFSVLIVDDARSARSGLVEILERQNFRVSEAHSGKQALEILAREPSIQLVLTDYHMPDMDGYELTRRIRDSRSSEDLRIIGISSSSDRLLSASFLKAGASDFIYRPFVPEELQCRIDNNIETMKQLKRLRELAERDHLTGLPNRRSFFDRTRALMDIINREDENGAVAILDIDHFKKINDTLGHDAGDRALKKLADLLNDMCQGERHIPARLGGEEFAIFLRGLDADAAYQFCERLRAHVEANGQKLSGSELALTISLGVVGIEKGEPFDNQLNAADQLLYLAKANGRNRVYSDVMIEERLQKMGRSN from the coding sequence ATGCTGGATAAGATCCTTCTGATTGAAGATTCTGTTGCGCTTTCCATGCTGCTGAAAAAGCGGCTGGCGGAGGAAACGCAGGCCGATGTCGTTCATTGCGACAGCATGAAACAGGCGAAATCTCTGCTCGTTGCCAACGAATTCACTCTCGCACTTACCGGCCTGAACCTGCCCGACGCACCAAAGGGCGAAATTCTTGGGCTTCTGGCAGACCACAAGGTTCCGACGATCGTCTTCACCGCCACGGTCGATGAGGAAGCGCGCCGCCGCTACGCCGAGAAGAAGATCATCGATTACATCGTCAAGGATGGTCACCGCACTGTCGACGCAGTCGTCAAGACCGTGGACCGTATCCTGACCAACAGGCAATTTTCCGTTCTGATCGTTGACGATGCCAGAAGTGCGCGTTCGGGACTGGTGGAAATTCTGGAGCGGCAGAATTTCAGAGTCAGTGAAGCTCATTCCGGCAAGCAGGCACTGGAAATTCTCGCACGCGAGCCGTCAATCCAGCTTGTTCTCACGGACTACCACATGCCCGATATGGACGGCTATGAACTGACGCGCCGTATTCGCGACAGCCGTTCGTCGGAGGATCTGCGGATCATCGGTATTTCGTCGTCGTCGGATCGACTTCTCTCGGCGAGCTTTCTGAAAGCCGGGGCATCCGACTTCATCTACCGGCCGTTTGTGCCGGAGGAACTGCAATGCCGCATCGACAACAACATCGAAACGATGAAACAGCTCAAGCGGCTTAGGGAACTGGCCGAGCGCGATCATCTGACCGGGCTTCCCAACCGCCGTTCGTTTTTTGATCGCACACGGGCATTGATGGACATCATCAACAGAGAAGACGAGAACGGCGCGGTCGCCATCCTCGATATCGATCATTTCAAGAAGATCAACGATACGCTTGGCCATGACGCCGGCGACAGGGCGCTGAAAAAGCTTGCCGATCTTCTCAACGACATGTGCCAGGGCGAACGCCATATCCCTGCCCGCCTGGGCGGTGAGGAATTCGCGATATTCCTGCGCGGCCTCGATGCCGATGCTGCCTACCAGTTCTGTGAGAGACTGCGCGCCCATGTCGAGGCGAACGGACAAAAGCTGAGTGGCAGCGAACTGGCGCTGACGATTTCGCTTGGCGTGGTGGGTATCGAAAAGGGCGAACCTTTCGACAATCAGCTCAATGCCGCCGATCAGCTTCTCTATCTTGCCAAGGCGAATGGCCGTAACCGCGTCTATTCCGATGTCATGATCGAGGAGCGTTTGCAGAAGATGGGGCGCAGCAACTAG
- the pssA gene encoding CDP-diacylglycerol--serine O-phosphatidyltransferase, translating to METPASQPLQNEKHDARNDSGRGPRLREIPLRLVVPNLITVLAICAGLSGVRLAFEGRFELAVGMVLLAAFLDGIDGRIARMMKATSKFGEQMDSLADIVNFGVAPALVVYAYLLDQARSFGWIAALIYVIAAGLRLARFNVMIERAVKAPWQAEFFVGVPAPMGAMLVLLPVYLGFLGVEPDKTFAYIAAAYTVLIGYFLISRLPVWSGKASRIRRDLVLPMILVVVLYVAMLMSFTWEVLVLTVAAYLVFIPFSARLWHRRYGTLTIEEDGHSEADGGDGLDRGI from the coding sequence ATGGAAACGCCGGCATCGCAGCCACTGCAGAACGAAAAACATGATGCGAGAAACGACAGCGGCCGCGGTCCGCGGTTGCGGGAAATTCCCCTTCGGCTCGTCGTTCCCAATCTCATCACGGTTCTGGCCATCTGCGCTGGTCTGAGCGGCGTTCGCCTTGCCTTTGAAGGCCGCTTCGAACTTGCCGTCGGCATGGTGCTGCTGGCCGCATTTCTCGATGGGATCGACGGCCGCATTGCGCGGATGATGAAGGCGACCTCGAAGTTCGGCGAGCAGATGGACTCGCTTGCCGACATCGTCAACTTCGGTGTCGCCCCTGCCCTGGTGGTTTATGCCTATCTGCTCGATCAGGCACGCTCGTTCGGCTGGATCGCCGCGCTGATTTACGTTATCGCCGCCGGTCTGCGCCTTGCCCGCTTCAATGTCATGATCGAACGCGCCGTGAAGGCGCCCTGGCAGGCCGAGTTTTTCGTCGGCGTGCCCGCACCGATGGGTGCTATGCTCGTGCTGCTTCCCGTCTATCTCGGCTTCCTCGGCGTAGAGCCAGACAAGACATTCGCCTATATCGCTGCAGCTTACACGGTCTTGATCGGCTATTTCCTCATCAGCCGCCTTCCCGTCTGGTCCGGCAAGGCAAGCCGCATTCGCCGCGATCTGGTGCTGCCGATGATCCTCGTCGTCGTGCTTTATGTGGCCATGCTGATGAGCTTTACCTGGGAAGTGCTGGTTCTGACGGTGGCCGCTTATCTCGTCTTCATTCCTTTCAGCGCCCGCCTGTGGCACCGCCGTTACGGCACGCTGACGATCGAGGAAGACGGCCATAGCGAAGCGGATGGCGGCGACGGTCTCGATCGCGGCATCTGA
- a CDS encoding phosphatidylserine decarboxylase, with protein sequence MNLFDTIRNTIVPIHKEGYVFVAAFFVASLVLGWIAEPLFWVGLVLTAWCAYFFRDPERVTPQDDDLIISPADGKVSAIQTVVPPLELELGKEPMVRISVFMNVFNCHVNRSPVRGRIVNVAYRPGLFLNAEVDKASEDNERNGLVIETSHGKVGVVQIAGMVARRIVCWVKPNEPVDAGERFGLIRFGSRLDIFLPEGFQPRVAVGQTAIAGETVLAEFGSDKGPTISRRG encoded by the coding sequence ATGAATCTGTTCGACACCATTCGCAACACCATCGTGCCGATCCACAAAGAAGGCTACGTTTTTGTCGCTGCCTTCTTCGTCGCCTCGCTGGTGCTCGGCTGGATAGCCGAACCGCTGTTCTGGGTCGGCCTCGTGCTGACAGCCTGGTGCGCTTACTTCTTCCGTGATCCCGAACGTGTGACGCCGCAGGATGACGACCTGATCATCAGCCCGGCCGATGGCAAGGTTTCGGCGATCCAGACCGTCGTTCCGCCGCTCGAGCTGGAACTCGGCAAGGAACCGATGGTGCGCATTTCGGTGTTCATGAACGTTTTCAATTGCCACGTGAACCGTTCGCCGGTGCGCGGCCGTATCGTCAATGTCGCTTACCGTCCGGGCCTCTTCCTGAACGCGGAAGTCGACAAGGCGTCGGAAGACAACGAGCGCAACGGCCTGGTGATCGAGACCTCGCATGGCAAGGTCGGCGTCGTGCAGATCGCCGGCATGGTTGCCCGCCGCATCGTATGCTGGGTAAAACCGAATGAACCAGTCGACGCCGGTGAGCGTTTCGGTCTTATCCGCTTCGGTTCGCGCCTCGACATTTTCCTCCCCGAAGGCTTCCAGCCGCGCGTCGCCGTCGGTCAGACGGCCATTGCAGGGGAAACCGTGCTTGCCGAATTCGGTTCTGACAAAGGCCCGACGATCAGCCGTCGCGGCTGA
- a CDS encoding ATP-binding cassette domain-containing protein: MTAQKKTISADSSNPTQTLINLWPYMWPEGRMDLKMRVVWATVFLVVAKLVLISVPYFFKWATDALNGKLDMAGLLPALLLGAVALVIAYNLTRIIQVGLNQLRDSLFASVGQHAVRQLAYKTFVHMHQLSLRFHLERKTGGLSRIIERGTKGIETIVRFTILNSAPTFIEFLLTAIIFWVSYGFTYVLVTVVTVWAYIWFTVKASDWRISIRRTMNNSDTEANTKAIDSLLNFETVKYFGNETMEAQRFDAAMARYEKSAISIWTSLGWLNFGQGVIFGLGSTVMMVMSALAVQRGEQTIGDFVFINALLLQLSVPLNFIGFVYREIRQGLTDIEQMFDLLEVEAEVVDKPDAVDLKTGPGAISFRDVHFAYDPERPILKGVSFDVPAGKTVAIVGPSGAGKSTISRLLYRFYDIQQGEITIDGMDVRDVTQKSLRSVIGMVPQDTVLFNDTLAYNIRYGRPSANDEDLTAAANAAQISAFIGKLPDGYDTMVGERGLKLSGGEKQRVAIARTILKAPPILILDEATSALDTHTEQEIQSALDIVSKNRTTLVIAHRLSTVIGADEIIVLKEGNIAERGNHATLMAAGGLYASMWSRQREAIQAEERLRQVRETDDLGVVDRGEPAH, from the coding sequence ATGACAGCGCAGAAAAAGACCATATCAGCGGATTCCAGCAATCCGACACAGACCCTTATCAATCTATGGCCCTATATGTGGCCTGAAGGTCGTATGGACCTGAAGATGCGGGTGGTCTGGGCGACCGTGTTTCTGGTCGTCGCCAAGCTGGTTCTGATCTCCGTCCCCTACTTTTTCAAATGGGCAACCGATGCGCTGAATGGCAAGCTGGATATGGCTGGCCTTCTGCCAGCGCTGCTGCTTGGCGCCGTCGCGCTTGTCATTGCTTACAATCTGACGCGGATCATCCAGGTCGGCCTGAACCAGCTTAGAGATTCACTCTTCGCCAGCGTCGGCCAGCATGCCGTACGCCAGCTTGCCTACAAGACCTTCGTGCACATGCACCAGCTCTCCTTGCGCTTCCATCTCGAGCGCAAGACCGGTGGTCTCTCGCGCATCATCGAACGCGGAACGAAGGGGATCGAAACGATCGTTCGTTTCACCATTCTCAACTCCGCACCGACCTTCATCGAATTCCTGCTGACGGCCATCATCTTCTGGGTAAGCTACGGCTTCACCTATGTTCTGGTGACCGTTGTTACCGTCTGGGCCTATATCTGGTTCACCGTGAAGGCGAGTGACTGGCGTATCTCCATCCGCCGCACGATGAACAACAGCGATACCGAGGCCAATACCAAAGCGATCGACTCGCTGCTGAATTTCGAAACCGTCAAATATTTCGGCAATGAAACCATGGAAGCGCAGCGTTTCGATGCTGCGATGGCGCGCTACGAAAAATCCGCTATCTCGATCTGGACATCGCTCGGCTGGCTGAACTTCGGCCAAGGTGTCATCTTCGGCCTTGGCTCGACGGTGATGATGGTCATGTCGGCACTCGCCGTGCAGCGCGGCGAACAGACAATCGGTGACTTCGTGTTCATCAACGCCCTGTTGCTGCAGCTCTCCGTACCGCTGAACTTCATCGGTTTCGTCTATCGCGAAATCCGTCAGGGACTGACGGATATCGAGCAGATGTTCGACCTGCTCGAAGTCGAGGCCGAAGTCGTAGACAAGCCGGACGCCGTGGACCTGAAAACCGGTCCGGGCGCGATTTCCTTCCGTGATGTCCACTTTGCCTATGATCCGGAACGGCCGATCCTGAAGGGCGTCTCCTTCGATGTGCCGGCCGGCAAGACGGTCGCCATCGTTGGCCCGTCGGGCGCAGGAAAATCGACCATTTCCCGTCTGCTCTACCGTTTCTACGATATCCAGCAGGGTGAGATCACCATCGACGGCATGGATGTGCGCGATGTGACGCAGAAGAGCCTGCGTTCCGTGATCGGCATGGTTCCGCAGGACACTGTGCTGTTCAACGACACGCTTGCTTACAATATTCGTTATGGTCGCCCCTCGGCAAATGACGAAGACCTGACGGCTGCGGCGAATGCCGCCCAGATCAGCGCTTTCATCGGCAAATTGCCTGACGGTTACGACACCATGGTCGGCGAACGCGGTCTGAAACTTTCCGGTGGCGAGAAACAGCGTGTTGCCATCGCCCGTACCATCCTGAAGGCACCACCGATCCTCATTCTCGACGAGGCAACTTCGGCGCTCGATACCCACACCGAGCAGGAGATTCAGAGCGCGCTGGATATCGTCTCGAAAAACCGCACCACACTGGTCATCGCCCACCGGCTATCGACCGTGATCGGCGCAGATGAGATCATCGTTCTGAAAGAAGGCAACATTGCCGAGCGCGGCAATCACGCCACCTTGATGGCGGCCGGTGGCCTCTATGCCTCGATGTGGAGCCGTCAGCGCGAAGCGATCCAGGCAGAGGAACGGCTGCGGCAGGTGCGCGAGACGGACGATCTTGGTGTCGTCGATCGAGGTGAACCCGCGCATTGA